Proteins encoded by one window of Acidipropionibacterium virtanenii:
- a CDS encoding glycosyltransferase family 2 protein: MKLLSFVFPIYNESENIDLLYQEMTRVLGAVEYRYELIFVNDGSADDSLGKLMALQGRDPRVVVIDFARNFGHQMAVTAGLDRADGDAVVIMDSDLQDPPEVALELVAKWEEGFDVVYAQRRSREDTAFKKFTANMYYRVLSSLSDIDIPRNTGDFRLVDRKVVLELRKYREQDRFLRGMVSYVGYRQTAVKFDRHARHAGETGYPLRKMIKFALDGIIGFSDKPLRLISGMGVLMAVISVIGIIYALVRRLFFPAQVVNGWTFTIIVVLLVGGIQLLMMGIMGTYLGRIYTQVKGRPLYSVRSIASTPGAEFHDPEALTGDPRNAA; encoded by the coding sequence GTGAAACTTCTGTCCTTCGTGTTCCCGATCTACAACGAGTCGGAGAACATCGACCTGCTGTACCAGGAGATGACGCGGGTTCTCGGGGCCGTCGAGTACCGCTATGAGCTCATCTTCGTCAACGACGGCAGCGCCGACGACTCACTGGGGAAGCTCATGGCTCTGCAGGGCCGGGATCCGCGGGTGGTGGTGATCGATTTCGCCCGCAACTTCGGCCACCAGATGGCGGTCACGGCCGGACTCGATCGGGCCGACGGTGACGCCGTGGTCATCATGGACTCCGACCTCCAGGATCCCCCGGAGGTGGCCCTGGAGCTGGTGGCGAAGTGGGAGGAGGGGTTCGACGTCGTCTACGCGCAGCGCCGCAGCCGCGAGGACACCGCCTTCAAGAAGTTCACCGCCAATATGTACTACCGGGTGCTGAGCTCCCTGTCGGATATTGACATCCCTCGCAACACCGGGGACTTCCGGCTCGTGGACCGCAAGGTCGTCCTGGAGCTGCGCAAATACCGCGAGCAGGACCGCTTCCTGCGCGGCATGGTGAGCTATGTCGGCTACCGGCAGACCGCCGTGAAATTCGACCGGCACGCTCGACACGCCGGCGAGACCGGATACCCGCTGAGAAAAATGATCAAATTCGCACTGGACGGCATCATCGGGTTCTCCGACAAGCCGCTGCGGCTCATCTCCGGCATGGGGGTCCTGATGGCCGTCATCTCGGTGATCGGCATCATCTACGCCCTGGTCCGCCGCCTCTTCTTCCCCGCCCAGGTGGTCAACGGGTGGACCTTCACCATCATCGTCGTGCTGCTCGTCGGCGGCATCCAGCTGCTCATGATGGGAATCATGGGCACCTATCTGGGCCGTATCTATACGCAGGTGAAGGGACGGCCGCTGTACTCGGTGCGCTCGATCGCCTCCACCCCCGGTGCCGAGTTCCATGATCCCGAGGCGCTGACCGGCGACCCGCGGAATGCGGCGTGA
- a CDS encoding DUF5318 family protein has product MKTQRQVVSYALQRRRALEALRSPRVDLNAPASCDADPMLVRAALHHGEPMDHPCPVCESPRLSLLRYTFGHQLGQFSGRIRSVEELEEMENRFGEFRVYEVEVCPDCFWNHILTHYLLGDGRRRRPPRHQETVEDIYG; this is encoded by the coding sequence ATGAAAACGCAGCGTCAGGTGGTGTCCTACGCGCTGCAGCGGCGCCGGGCACTGGAGGCGCTGCGCAGCCCGAGGGTCGATCTCAACGCGCCCGCGTCCTGTGACGCCGACCCTATGCTGGTCCGGGCCGCGCTTCATCACGGCGAGCCGATGGATCACCCCTGCCCGGTGTGCGAATCGCCCCGCCTGTCGCTGCTCAGATACACCTTCGGTCATCAGCTCGGGCAGTTCTCCGGCCGGATCAGGTCGGTGGAGGAGCTGGAGGAGATGGAGAACCGGTTCGGGGAGTTCCGGGTCTACGAGGTCGAGGTCTGCCCGGACTGCTTCTGGAACCACATCCTGACCCATTACCTTCTGGGCGACGGCCGCCGTCGCCGCCCACCGCGTCATCAAGAAACAGTGGAGGACATCTATGGCTGA
- a CDS encoding O-antigen ligase family protein — MARWREGLPVAGLSALMVVETFFDLRRSLAPSPWLWNSYLIVYLVAALACLVLAAMIRGAGGHPVAFSRAGWAVVVAAAALMAYCLVSSCLTPRPRVSYVTVPRAYLVVPTLTAMATLLLAVTAVRALPDRPVHRLLWWPAAVTLVCSFVQWPRSALVHGSPRLATGMGGSAVVHVPLLLATGVVLAAFLAGWHRWWSLALTVMGAAAVVLTGSRSGVVCLVLAGAVVCLQWLRSRRAWLVAGIVAVVAGAVVVAVPMLHRLLNPTDELRAKNLETAITFWTATPKHVLLGVGSGRLWPWYAFDSHLLRTPWRGLVGTQWGPALNSSHSTFLQVLVELGLAGMLLLLPVVTVPVLILVRRLWPGLRGVARPVPDVVTLVALAATIPAFFLDTYLLKNYGASLWWWLVILCCLRAGHQWPSGRA, encoded by the coding sequence ATGGCTCGCTGGCGCGAGGGGCTGCCCGTCGCGGGGCTCTCGGCCCTCATGGTGGTCGAGACCTTCTTCGATCTGCGCCGGTCCCTGGCACCCAGCCCGTGGCTGTGGAACAGCTACCTCATCGTCTACCTGGTCGCGGCCCTCGCCTGCCTGGTGCTGGCGGCGATGATCCGGGGCGCCGGCGGTCATCCGGTCGCCTTCTCCCGCGCCGGGTGGGCCGTCGTCGTCGCGGCTGCCGCGCTCATGGCGTACTGCCTGGTCTCCTCGTGCCTGACGCCGCGGCCCCGGGTCTCTTACGTCACGGTGCCTCGGGCCTACCTGGTGGTGCCGACCCTTACCGCGATGGCCACCCTGCTGCTGGCGGTGACGGCGGTCCGGGCGCTGCCCGACCGGCCGGTACACCGACTGCTGTGGTGGCCGGCGGCGGTCACTCTGGTCTGCTCCTTCGTGCAGTGGCCGCGCTCTGCCCTGGTACACGGATCGCCGCGGCTGGCCACCGGGATGGGCGGCTCGGCGGTCGTCCACGTCCCGCTGCTGCTGGCCACCGGGGTGGTGCTGGCCGCCTTCCTGGCCGGCTGGCACCGATGGTGGAGCCTGGCGCTGACGGTGATGGGCGCGGCGGCGGTGGTGCTTACCGGATCGCGGTCCGGGGTGGTCTGCCTGGTGCTGGCCGGGGCGGTGGTCTGCCTCCAGTGGCTGCGCAGCCGCCGGGCCTGGCTGGTCGCCGGAATCGTCGCGGTGGTGGCCGGGGCGGTGGTGGTGGCGGTGCCGATGCTGCACCGGCTGCTGAACCCCACCGACGAGCTGCGCGCGAAGAACCTCGAGACCGCTATCACCTTCTGGACCGCCACCCCGAAGCACGTTCTGCTGGGCGTGGGTTCGGGACGGCTGTGGCCCTGGTACGCCTTCGACTCCCATCTGTTGCGGACGCCGTGGCGCGGCCTGGTGGGCACCCAGTGGGGCCCGGCGCTCAACAGCTCCCATTCGACCTTCCTCCAGGTGTTGGTGGAGCTGGGACTGGCGGGCATGCTGCTGCTCCTTCCGGTCGTCACCGTCCCGGTCCTCATCCTGGTGCGACGGCTGTGGCCAGGTCTGCGCGGGGTGGCCCGACCGGTTCCCGACGTCGTAACCCTGGTGGCCCTGGCGGCCACCATCCCGGCCTTCTTCCTGGACACCTATCTGCTCAAGAACTACGGCGCCAGCCTGTGGTGGTGGCTGGTGATCTTGTGCTGTCTGCGTGCCGGTCACCAGTGGCCGAGCGGCCGGGCATAA
- a CDS encoding transglycosylase domain-containing protein, producing MAEPRRSSGRGPRHGKGRRSGSRVGLFVRRTLFSLLILVLVLAIAAGVGAIIFYNRTSLPDPNKDFQTNTSFIYFNDSKTKLGSLSVQNRQTVSYDQMPKSIKDAAISAENRTFWEDQGISVGGIVRAAWTIARGGEMQGGSTITQQYIKILYLSQDRTMQRKLKELVLAVKMGKQVPKQEILAGYLNTIYFGRGAYGIEAAAKSYFNVPASKLTIAQSAVLASVLNNPALFDPSTGTKARERLLNRYRYVLDGMLEAGNITQAQHDEYYRKLPTFPDVPINNRWAGTNGYLLKMVQNELLDDGFTDSQINGGGLRVTTTFDAAAQKAAVATGQKYKKIAGANAGKNGAKNLHPAIASVKVGTGEVLALYGGDDYIQNTRSWALQARPAASTFKTYAVVAGMRNGFSLKSALNGDTFTPRGDSVPIRNEFSEQYGTVSLQKATEDSINTAFVDMMTQIDNGPSAMVKAANDAGVPKGSGWDLNNRMPLGVAEVSPLDQATGYATIANQGKYVPSHVVAKVTDSSGKTLYTAKTTGKQTIQKDIAHDTTYALENVVNEGTGSAVSNLGYPVAGKTGTNGVGDDITSAWFVAYTRQISTAVMYVAGDSGNADLDPYAAPGDATFFGGTYPARAWADYMSVAMKGLPAKDFPDPDWVNLSGNHYGDTERETMSTSTPTATATSQPTTASSQPTTTATSQPSQQPTTSQPTATIQPTQEQTTSEPTQTQSAAPPNPGGGETSTTTAQKPAAATTTKESD from the coding sequence ATGGCTGAACCCAGACGCAGCAGCGGTCGGGGCCCAAGACATGGAAAGGGACGCAGGAGCGGCTCCCGTGTGGGGCTCTTCGTCAGGCGGACGCTGTTCTCCCTCCTGATCCTCGTCCTGGTCCTGGCTATCGCCGCCGGTGTCGGAGCCATCATCTTCTACAACCGGACGAGCCTGCCCGATCCGAACAAGGACTTCCAGACCAACACGTCCTTCATCTATTTCAACGACTCGAAGACGAAGCTGGGCTCCCTGTCGGTGCAGAACCGGCAGACCGTCAGCTACGACCAGATGCCCAAGTCGATCAAGGACGCCGCCATCTCGGCGGAGAACCGCACCTTCTGGGAGGATCAGGGCATATCGGTCGGCGGTATCGTCCGCGCCGCCTGGACCATCGCCCGCGGCGGTGAGATGCAGGGCGGCTCCACCATCACCCAGCAGTACATCAAGATCCTTTATCTCTCCCAGGACCGCACGATGCAGCGCAAGCTCAAGGAGCTGGTGCTCGCGGTGAAGATGGGCAAGCAGGTGCCCAAGCAGGAGATCCTGGCCGGGTACCTCAACACCATCTACTTCGGACGCGGTGCCTACGGCATCGAGGCCGCCGCGAAGTCCTACTTCAACGTCCCCGCCTCCAAACTGACCATCGCGCAGTCCGCAGTGCTGGCCTCGGTCCTCAACAATCCGGCCCTGTTCGATCCCTCGACCGGTACCAAGGCCCGCGAGCGGCTGCTCAACCGGTACCGCTACGTGCTCGACGGCATGCTGGAGGCCGGCAACATCACCCAGGCCCAGCACGACGAGTACTACCGGAAGCTGCCGACCTTCCCCGACGTGCCGATCAACAACCGCTGGGCGGGCACCAACGGCTACCTGCTGAAGATGGTGCAGAACGAGCTGCTCGACGACGGCTTCACCGACTCCCAGATCAACGGTGGCGGCCTGCGGGTGACCACCACCTTCGACGCGGCAGCGCAGAAGGCGGCCGTGGCGACCGGCCAGAAGTACAAGAAGATCGCCGGCGCCAACGCGGGCAAGAACGGTGCCAAGAACCTGCATCCGGCGATCGCCTCGGTCAAGGTGGGCACCGGAGAGGTGCTGGCCCTCTACGGCGGCGACGACTACATCCAGAACACCCGCAGCTGGGCCCTGCAGGCCCGCCCCGCGGCGTCGACCTTCAAGACCTACGCGGTGGTCGCCGGCATGCGCAACGGCTTCAGCCTGAAATCGGCCCTCAACGGCGACACCTTCACCCCCCGGGGCGATTCGGTGCCGATCCGCAACGAGTTCAGTGAGCAGTACGGGACGGTGTCGCTGCAGAAGGCCACCGAGGACTCCATCAACACCGCCTTCGTCGACATGATGACTCAGATCGACAACGGCCCGTCCGCGATGGTCAAGGCGGCCAATGACGCCGGTGTGCCCAAGGGCTCCGGCTGGGATCTCAACAACCGCATGCCCCTGGGTGTGGCCGAGGTGAGCCCGCTGGATCAGGCCACCGGCTACGCCACGATCGCCAATCAGGGCAAGTACGTGCCCAGCCACGTCGTCGCCAAGGTCACAGACTCCAGCGGCAAGACCCTCTACACCGCCAAGACCACCGGCAAGCAGACGATTCAGAAGGACATCGCCCACGACACCACCTACGCCCTCGAGAATGTGGTGAACGAGGGCACCGGCTCGGCCGTCTCCAACCTCGGCTACCCGGTGGCCGGCAAGACCGGCACCAACGGCGTGGGCGACGACATCACCTCGGCCTGGTTCGTGGCCTACACCCGCCAGATCTCCACCGCGGTGATGTACGTGGCCGGCGACTCCGGTAATGCGGACCTGGATCCCTACGCGGCACCCGGGGACGCCACCTTCTTCGGCGGCACCTATCCGGCCCGCGCCTGGGCCGACTACATGAGTGTCGCGATGAAGGGGCTGCCGGCCAAGGACTTCCCCGATCCGGACTGGGTGAACCTCTCGGGCAACCACTACGGGGACACCGAGCGGGAGACGATGTCGACGTCGACTCCCACGGCGACGGCCACCAGCCAGCCGACGACGGCCAGCAGCCAGCCGACGACCACGGCCACCAGCCAGCCGTCTCAGCAGCCGACCACCAGCCAGCCGACGGCCACCATCCAGCCGACTCAGGAGCAGACGACGAGTGAACCGACTCAGACCCAGTCTGCGGCGCCGCCGAACCCGGGTGGTGGGGAGACGTCCACCACAACTGCCCAGAAACCTGCTGCCGCCACGACTACCAAGGAGAGCGACTAG
- a CDS encoding M16 family metallopeptidase — protein sequence MSDAIDLRSTTLDNGMRVIVNSDMTSPAVGVNIWYRVGSADETAGHFGFAHLFEHLMFSGTTSGIASGEHLATMESVGGTANATTSFDRTNYFESVPAGALELALWMESERLAHLAVTPENLATQREVVKEEKRQRYDNVPYGDLFDVLLGSQFGEGHPYGHSTIGSVPDLEAATLDDVVAFHEHWYRPDNACLVLAGCVSVDEGLRLADRYLGAVPAAPGPAPEAVPSRRASVPGAGAGLDDVPAPERIDLERDVPRTAVTLSWPSPPVADPHEVDLEDALTVLGTGMASRLVRRLVRETELVDGVSASNLGLSRGRSASLLMAHLRPGVSVERLREVIDSGLVALATSGPTSEELARAHVQTERDWLLEMATVDSRADMINLHESVLGGAGKINDYLDRVRAVTTEQVRAAAATWLDPGNASVIVHHRAEQESE from the coding sequence ATGTCTGACGCCATCGACCTGCGATCAACCACCTTGGACAACGGGATGCGGGTCATCGTCAACTCCGACATGACCAGTCCCGCGGTCGGGGTCAACATCTGGTACCGGGTCGGTTCGGCCGACGAGACGGCCGGGCACTTCGGCTTCGCGCATCTCTTCGAGCACCTCATGTTCTCCGGCACCACCAGCGGGATCGCCTCGGGGGAGCATCTGGCGACGATGGAATCGGTCGGCGGCACGGCGAACGCCACCACCAGCTTCGACCGCACCAACTACTTCGAGTCGGTGCCGGCCGGGGCCCTGGAGCTGGCCCTGTGGATGGAGTCCGAGAGGCTGGCCCATCTTGCGGTGACGCCCGAGAACCTCGCCACCCAGCGGGAGGTGGTCAAGGAGGAGAAGCGCCAGCGCTACGACAATGTGCCCTACGGAGACCTTTTCGACGTCCTGCTGGGTTCGCAGTTCGGGGAGGGGCACCCCTATGGCCACTCGACCATCGGTTCGGTGCCGGATCTGGAGGCCGCCACCCTCGACGACGTCGTGGCCTTCCATGAGCACTGGTACCGGCCCGACAACGCCTGTCTGGTGCTGGCCGGGTGCGTCTCGGTCGATGAGGGGCTGCGGCTGGCCGACCGGTACCTCGGTGCCGTGCCGGCAGCCCCGGGCCCGGCGCCGGAGGCGGTGCCGTCGAGACGGGCATCCGTGCCGGGAGCCGGCGCCGGCCTCGACGACGTCCCTGCCCCGGAGCGGATCGATCTGGAGCGCGACGTGCCGCGCACCGCGGTGACCCTGTCCTGGCCGAGCCCACCGGTGGCCGATCCGCACGAGGTGGATCTGGAGGATGCCCTGACGGTGCTGGGGACCGGGATGGCCTCGCGTCTGGTGCGCCGCCTGGTGCGGGAGACCGAACTGGTCGACGGCGTCTCCGCGTCGAATCTGGGACTGTCCCGGGGGCGTTCGGCGAGCCTGCTGATGGCTCATCTTCGGCCCGGGGTGAGCGTGGAGAGACTGCGCGAGGTCATCGACTCAGGACTGGTGGCGCTGGCGACGTCGGGGCCGACGTCTGAGGAACTGGCGCGGGCCCATGTGCAGACCGAGCGGGACTGGTTGCTGGAGATGGCGACCGTCGACAGCCGCGCCGACATGATCAACCTCCACGAGTCGGTCCTGGGCGGAGCCGGGAAAATCAACGACTATCTGGACCGGGTCCGCGCCGTGACCACCGAGCAGGTCCGCGCCGCGGCCGCCACCTGGCTGGACCCCGGGAACGCGTCGGTCATCGTCCACCATCGAGCCGAGCAGGAGTCGGAATGA
- a CDS encoding GtrA family protein, whose amino-acid sequence MWPKLLRFVRFGCVGLANTAVYYLIYRLLLHFWPYLAAHLVGFACGVVFSFFANCLFTYHVRPTWRRFIEFPATTLINLGITTFGSMLLVALVHMDTRYVTLIMTVVAVPFTYLATTFVLARDRGAKDRAGADGAPEWTEQKNKGQDDAPSTSAQNLG is encoded by the coding sequence ATGTGGCCCAAGCTGCTGCGATTCGTCCGGTTCGGCTGCGTCGGCCTGGCCAACACCGCGGTCTATTACCTCATCTACCGGCTGCTCCTGCACTTCTGGCCCTACTTGGCCGCCCACTTGGTCGGATTCGCCTGCGGTGTGGTGTTCAGCTTCTTCGCGAACTGCCTGTTCACGTACCACGTGCGGCCCACCTGGCGGCGGTTCATCGAGTTTCCCGCCACCACGCTCATCAACTTGGGCATCACCACCTTCGGGTCGATGCTGCTGGTCGCACTGGTGCACATGGACACCCGTTACGTCACGCTCATCATGACGGTCGTCGCGGTGCCCTTCACCTACTTGGCGACTACCTTCGTGCTCGCCCGCGACCGCGGGGCGAAGGATCGGGCGGGTGCCGACGGCGCCCCTGAATGGACCGAGCAGAAGAACAAGGGTCAGGATGATGCGCCGAGCACCTCGGCGCAGAACCTCGGATAG